In Scytonema millei VB511283, a single window of DNA contains:
- a CDS encoding acyl-CoA desaturase, with the protein MTIGSVAESKQPLALSWINVAFFGTFHVVAMLAPWCFSWSALGVTIFLHWLFGSIGICLGYHRLLSHRSLQITPKWLEYAIAFIGALAMQGGPVFWVAGHRQHHAHTEDVDKDPYSSKRGFWWSHMLWILYPRSEFYIYDNYRKFAPDLDRDPYYRWLDRYFLLLQIPLAVLLYLLGGWSFVIYGVFLRAVLLWHSTWLINSATHLYGYRHFEVEDNSRNLWWAALLTYGEGWHNNHHAQPNVAPAGRRWWEIDMTWWAIQALQALGLAKKVVLPPTPKVKV; encoded by the coding sequence ATGACTATAGGCTCAGTCGCGGAGAGCAAACAGCCGCTTGCTCTCAGCTGGATCAATGTGGCGTTTTTCGGTACGTTTCATGTTGTAGCAATGCTCGCTCCCTGGTGTTTTTCTTGGTCGGCTTTGGGAGTGACGATATTTCTTCACTGGCTATTTGGCAGCATTGGGATTTGTTTAGGCTATCACAGGCTCTTAAGTCACCGCAGTTTGCAAATAACACCGAAGTGGCTGGAATATGCGATCGCCTTCATCGGGGCGCTTGCCATGCAAGGGGGACCCGTCTTTTGGGTAGCGGGACATCGACAACATCACGCTCATACAGAGGACGTGGACAAAGATCCTTACTCTTCTAAGCGGGGTTTTTGGTGGAGTCACATGCTATGGATTCTGTACCCGCGATCGGAGTTCTATATCTACGATAATTACCGAAAGTTTGCCCCCGATCTCGATCGCGACCCATATTATCGTTGGCTAGATCGCTACTTCTTACTGCTGCAAATTCCGCTAGCAGTGTTGCTATACCTTCTCGGCGGCTGGTCTTTTGTCATCTATGGTGTCTTTCTCCGCGCCGTATTACTCTGGCACAGCACTTGGCTGATCAACTCGGCGACTCATTTATATGGTTATCGTCATTTTGAGGTAGAGGACAATTCTCGCAATCTTTGGTGGGCAGCACTTTTGACTTATGGCGAAGGTTGGCACAACAACCACCACGCTCAGCCTAATGTAGCACCAGCCGGACGGCGGTGGTGGGAAATCGATATGACATGGTGGGCAATTCAGGCTTTACAAGCTTTAGGATTGGCTAAAAAAGTCGTATTACCACCAACACCGAAGGTAAAAGTTTAG
- a CDS encoding DNA phosphorothioation-associated putative methyltransferase, whose amino-acid sequence MVESNYLATVPEIERHRAAIYRVEISRPVRSAIESAILNNDTTFFDYGCGHGGDIDRVANLGYTSSGWDPYYRPDTPHIAADVVNLGYVLNVIEDLEERRQALIHAWELTRKVLLVSAQVLINDRSSNQMAYGDGIVTSRNTFQKYYDQEELKKYIDEVLNVDAVPVALGIYFVFRDEQERESFKALRFRSRATTPRVRIPSKRFEDYQEQLAPLMAFFTERGRLPVKGELAEESQLLTEFGNFRRAYNVILQATDEAEWDAIAYRRSLDILVYLALTQFSQRPSFNKLSPALRHDIKAFFGSYQEACEVADNKLFSLGKPGVIAKICQQSKIGKRLPTALYVHVSAIEELDPLLRIYEGCASRTIGRLEDATLVKFCTDKPKISYLFYPDFDPNPHPTLHTSMQIHLPDLKVFYRDYDRAANPPILHRKETFVSERYPLYEQFANLTRQEEELGLLRNSREIGTRDGWYRRLEEYGVEIQNDRVVFVNS is encoded by the coding sequence GTCATGGGGGAGATATCGATCGCGTTGCTAACTTGGGATATACCAGCAGCGGTTGGGACCCTTATTATCGTCCTGATACTCCCCACATCGCCGCAGATGTCGTAAATCTAGGCTACGTCCTCAACGTGATTGAAGATTTGGAGGAACGCCGCCAAGCCTTAATTCATGCCTGGGAACTCACCCGCAAAGTTTTACTCGTCTCGGCGCAAGTCCTGATTAACGACCGCAGCAGCAACCAGATGGCGTATGGCGATGGCATTGTTACCAGTCGCAACACATTTCAGAAATATTACGACCAAGAAGAACTGAAAAAATATATTGATGAAGTCCTCAACGTCGATGCAGTCCCAGTCGCGCTGGGTATTTACTTTGTCTTTCGCGACGAACAAGAACGGGAAAGTTTCAAGGCTTTACGCTTTCGTTCTCGCGCGACTACGCCAAGAGTACGCATTCCTAGCAAGCGATTTGAGGACTACCAAGAACAACTTGCGCCTTTGATGGCTTTTTTCACCGAAAGGGGACGATTACCTGTAAAAGGCGAGTTAGCAGAGGAATCGCAATTATTAACAGAGTTTGGTAATTTCCGCCGCGCCTATAATGTTATCTTACAAGCCACAGATGAGGCAGAATGGGATGCGATCGCTTATCGTCGTTCTTTAGATATTCTGGTATACCTTGCGTTAACTCAATTCAGTCAGCGTCCCAGTTTTAATAAGTTATCACCCGCACTGCGTCACGATATCAAAGCTTTTTTTGGCAGTTATCAAGAAGCCTGTGAGGTAGCAGATAATAAGCTTTTCAGTTTGGGTAAGCCAGGAGTTATTGCTAAAATCTGCCAGCAAAGCAAGATAGGAAAGCGTTTACCAACAGCTTTATACGTTCACGTCTCTGCAATTGAAGAATTAGATCCGCTGCTGCGGATTTATGAAGGCTGTGCTAGTCGTACTATTGGACGCTTGGAAGATGCAACGCTGGTGAAGTTTTGCACGGATAAGCCCAAGATTTCTTATTTGTTTTATCCAGATTTCGATCCAAATCCTCATCCAACTTTACATACAAGTATGCAAATTCATTTGCCGGATTTGAAGGTATTTTATCGCGATTACGATCGCGCTGCTAATCCGCCAATTCTGCACCGTAAGGAAACGTTTGTCAGCGAACGTTATCCTTTGTACGAACAATTCGCTAATCTGACTCGACAAGAGGAAGAGTTGGGGTTGTTGAGGAATTCTCGCGAAATTGGGACGCGGGATGGGTGGTATAGGCGGTTGGAGGAATATGGGGTAGAGATTCAGAACGATCGCGTGGTTTTTGTGAATTCGTAG
- a CDS encoding dipeptide epimerase: MHVSAELFTVRKRFPLTISRGTTAQTTNVWVKVVQDGIEGWGEASPFSLGDRPQSTEMLLEAIQTIAPQLQSMNPWERQRIGPRLQTMPSSAQAAIDMALHDWIGKKAGLPLWQLWGLDCDRIVPTSVTIGINTPEAAVARVRDWLQFVEVKVFKVKLGNPAGIEADREMLAAIRDEVPTLELFVDANGGWNLDDAIAMCRWLADYDVKYVEQPLARGEEKHLPQLKQRSPLPIFVDESCMTSRDIPQLSNCVRGINIKLMKAGGLSEAMRMVQVAKALGLQVMLGCYSDSSLSNTAAAHLAPLADYLDLDSHLNLTAEPFVGAIIRSGRLLPNCKPGLGVERSAVAG; this comes from the coding sequence ATGCACGTCAGCGCCGAACTTTTCACCGTCCGCAAGCGTTTTCCCCTGACAATTAGTCGCGGAACGACAGCCCAAACGACAAATGTGTGGGTGAAAGTCGTACAGGATGGAATTGAAGGCTGGGGGGAAGCATCGCCATTTTCTCTCGGAGATCGTCCGCAATCTACCGAAATGCTGTTGGAGGCAATCCAAACAATTGCACCGCAGTTACAAAGTATGAATCCTTGGGAACGGCAGCGAATTGGTCCGAGATTACAAACAATGCCTTCCTCTGCCCAAGCTGCAATCGATATGGCGCTGCACGATTGGATTGGGAAAAAGGCGGGATTACCCCTGTGGCAGTTGTGGGGGTTAGACTGCGATCGCATCGTGCCAACTTCGGTCACAATTGGAATTAATACCCCAGAAGCAGCCGTAGCCAGGGTAAGAGACTGGTTGCAATTTGTCGAAGTCAAAGTTTTTAAAGTTAAGTTGGGCAATCCAGCCGGAATTGAGGCGGATCGGGAAATGTTAGCAGCAATCCGCGATGAAGTTCCGACTTTAGAGTTATTTGTCGATGCCAACGGCGGCTGGAATTTAGATGACGCGATCGCCATGTGTCGGTGGCTAGCCGACTATGATGTTAAATATGTAGAACAACCGCTAGCGCGGGGAGAAGAGAAACACTTACCCCAATTAAAACAGCGATCGCCTCTACCGATTTTTGTCGATGAAAGCTGTATGACAAGTCGCGATATTCCTCAGTTATCCAACTGCGTGCGCGGAATTAATATCAAACTGATGAAAGCTGGTGGTTTGTCAGAAGCAATGCGGATGGTACAAGTGGCAAAAGCATTAGGATTACAGGTAATGTTAGGTTGCTATTCTGACAGTTCCCTCTCGAATACAGCCGCCGCTCACCTCGCACCCCTAGCCGACTATCTCGATTTAGATAGTCATTTGAATTTAACCGCAGAACCCTTTGTAGGTGCAATAATCCGATCGGGGCGGTTGTTGCCAAATTGCAAACCAGGATTGGGGGTAGAACGCAGTGCGGTTGCAGGCTGA
- a CDS encoding TetR family transcriptional regulator encodes MATQLTSTRQRLIDAALQLFSTQGITETTTRQIAELAQVNEVTLFRHFGNKQGLLLAAISESAVFKDFGESLREKASQTSSLHQALKDYASDRLQALEQVPELVLSVVGESRRYSSEHQQVIGEYLTQANQYVAEYIATVIEREQLQTNLPVSQLASLLNSLLLGYAAIQFTTGFQALWQSRDEFLESLVELFLNQVESANSGEKIIDLPANLVHTILQKAKKIDLRDYALMYVLFATGLSASEIASLERVHQIVDRDRYLLQITQGSVRQVPVNQWILGKRYGSYTRNPLTQWLKSRKDDRAALFLNDAGLPMSEIEIQQRWQIITKGLLTPEGQAPAIVQTQQTWCVEMLMKGMTLENLSMLTGWGLKQLKPYVQRVKEKIAIEQAIQRDRDSQ; translated from the coding sequence ATGGCTACTCAACTAACTTCCACTCGACAGCGATTGATTGACGCGGCTTTGCAGTTGTTCTCGACTCAGGGAATCACCGAGACGACAACGCGGCAGATTGCCGAACTAGCGCAGGTGAACGAAGTCACCCTATTTCGGCATTTTGGCAACAAGCAAGGGTTATTGCTAGCAGCAATCTCAGAATCAGCAGTATTTAAAGATTTTGGCGAATCTCTGCGCGAGAAAGCGAGTCAAACAAGTAGCTTGCATCAGGCACTCAAAGACTATGCTAGCGATCGCTTGCAGGCTTTAGAGCAAGTGCCAGAGTTGGTATTATCTGTAGTGGGTGAATCCAGGCGCTATTCCAGCGAACACCAGCAAGTGATTGGTGAATATTTAACTCAAGCAAATCAATATGTGGCTGAGTATATTGCGACTGTCATCGAGCGGGAACAATTACAAACTAATTTACCAGTTTCCCAGCTAGCTAGCTTGCTCAATAGTTTGCTATTAGGATATGCTGCGATTCAATTCACGACAGGATTTCAAGCGCTTTGGCAGAGTAGAGATGAGTTTTTAGAAAGTTTAGTTGAATTATTCTTAAACCAAGTTGAGTCTGCAAATAGTGGAGAAAAAATTATAGATTTACCAGCAAATTTAGTGCATACAATTCTCCAAAAAGCTAAGAAGATCGATTTACGAGATTATGCATTAATGTATGTCTTATTTGCCACGGGTTTATCAGCGTCAGAAATTGCCAGCTTAGAAAGAGTACATCAAATCGTCGATCGCGATCGCTATTTATTGCAAATTACTCAAGGTTCGGTGCGACAAGTTCCCGTCAATCAATGGATTTTGGGTAAGCGATACGGTTCTTACACTCGCAACCCCTTGACGCAGTGGCTTAAAAGTCGTAAAGACGATCGAGCAGCATTATTTTTAAATGATGCTGGTTTACCAATGTCAGAAATAGAAATTCAGCAGCGCTGGCAAATAATTACTAAAGGACTACTCACGCCAGAAGGACAAGCACCAGCTATCGTCCAAACTCAACAAACATGGTGTGTAGAAATGTTAATGAAAGGCATGACTTTAGAAAATTTGAGTATGCTCACAGGATGGGGTTTAAAACAACTCAAACCTTACGTTCAAAGAGTCAAAGAAAAAATAGCTATAGAACAAGCCATTCAACGCGATCGCGATTCTCAATAG